In Cupriavidus basilensis, one genomic interval encodes:
- a CDS encoding DUF1415 domain-containing protein has translation MPIASPSRQFIVDATQQWLERAVIGLNLCPFAKAVHVKRQIRYTVSDATDTEGVLANLETELRTLAEADPAEIDTTLLIVPHALAEFLDYNDFLYFAERLLKSLRLAGILQIASFHPHYEFGGSEPDDIENYTNRAPYPILHLLREDSIARAVAAFPDASEIYERNQETMRRLGHDGWRKLMTEASGT, from the coding sequence ATGCCCATCGCTTCGCCATCCCGCCAGTTCATCGTAGACGCCACCCAGCAATGGCTGGAACGCGCAGTGATCGGCCTCAACCTGTGCCCTTTCGCCAAGGCCGTGCACGTGAAGCGGCAGATCCGCTACACGGTGAGCGATGCCACCGATACCGAGGGCGTGCTCGCCAATCTCGAAACCGAGTTGCGCACGCTCGCCGAAGCCGACCCCGCCGAGATCGACACGACCCTGCTGATCGTGCCGCACGCGCTGGCCGAGTTTCTCGACTACAACGATTTCCTCTATTTCGCCGAGCGCTTGCTCAAGAGCCTGCGCCTGGCGGGCATCCTGCAGATCGCCAGCTTCCATCCGCACTACGAGTTCGGCGGCAGCGAGCCGGACGACATCGAGAACTACACCAACCGCGCGCCTTACCCCATCCTGCACCTGCTGCGCGAGGACAGCATCGCGCGCGCCGTGGCGGCTTTTCCCGATGCGTCGGAGATCTACGAGCGCAACCAGGAAACCATGCGCCGGCTCGGCCACGACGGCTGGCGCAAGCTGATGACCGAGGCCAGCGGGACATAA
- a CDS encoding NAD(P)/FAD-dependent oxidoreductase, producing MLRLCEVKLPLDHAESDLKAVVLARLAELGVKADGLTGFTVYRRAHDARKRSDIKLTYILDIAVKDEAAAIQRMAGKPNWSVTPDMAYRFVAQAPAPGTSLRPVVIGMGPCGLLAGLILAQMGFKPIILERGKEVRERTKDTFGLWRKSVLNPESNVQFGEGGAGTFSDGKLYSQIKDPKHYGRKVLDEFVKAGAPEDILYLARPHIGTFRLVSMVEKMRAEIFALGGEVRFETRVEDVDIEGGKMRGLKLSNGEYLQADHVILAVGHSARDTFEMLHERGVFMEAKPFSLGFRIEHPQGMINSSRFGKFAGNKLLGAADYKVVHHASNGRAVYSFCMCPGGTVVAAASEPGRVVTNGMSQYIRAERNANAGIVVGITPEDFPGGPLAGIAFQRHWEERAFELGGRNYNAPAQLVGDFIARRPSTAMGAVEPSYKPGVTPTDLSTALPDYIIEAIREALPELDKKIAGFAMHDAVLTGVETRTSSPLRIRRKDNYQSMNVEGLYPAGEGAGYAGGIYSAAIDGIEVAEAVALSIVNGKAV from the coding sequence ATGCTACGTCTATGTGAAGTCAAACTCCCGCTCGACCACGCCGAGAGCGATCTCAAGGCCGTGGTCCTCGCCCGCCTCGCCGAGCTCGGCGTCAAGGCCGATGGCCTGACCGGGTTCACCGTGTACCGCCGCGCGCACGATGCCCGCAAGCGCTCCGATATCAAGCTCACCTATATCCTCGATATCGCGGTGAAGGACGAAGCCGCGGCGATCCAGCGCATGGCCGGCAAGCCGAACTGGAGCGTGACGCCGGACATGGCCTACCGTTTCGTCGCCCAGGCACCCGCACCGGGCACCTCGCTGCGCCCGGTGGTGATCGGCATGGGCCCGTGCGGTTTGCTCGCCGGCCTGATCCTGGCGCAGATGGGCTTCAAGCCCATCATCCTGGAGCGCGGCAAGGAAGTGCGCGAGCGCACCAAGGACACCTTCGGCCTGTGGCGCAAGAGCGTGCTGAACCCCGAGTCGAACGTGCAGTTCGGCGAGGGCGGGGCGGGCACATTCTCCGACGGCAAGCTCTACAGCCAGATCAAGGACCCGAAGCACTACGGCCGCAAGGTGCTCGACGAGTTCGTCAAGGCCGGCGCGCCGGAGGACATCCTCTACCTCGCGCGCCCGCACATCGGCACCTTCCGCCTGGTCAGCATGGTGGAGAAGATGCGCGCCGAGATTTTCGCGCTGGGTGGCGAGGTCCGCTTCGAGACCCGCGTCGAGGACGTGGATATCGAGGGCGGCAAGATGCGCGGCCTCAAGCTGTCCAACGGCGAGTACCTGCAGGCCGACCACGTTATCCTGGCGGTGGGTCACAGCGCGCGCGACACCTTCGAGATGCTGCATGAGCGCGGCGTGTTCATGGAGGCCAAGCCGTTCTCGCTGGGTTTTCGCATCGAGCATCCGCAGGGCATGATCAACAGCAGCCGCTTTGGCAAGTTCGCCGGCAACAAGCTGCTGGGCGCGGCGGACTACAAGGTGGTGCACCACGCCAGCAACGGGCGCGCGGTCTACAGCTTCTGCATGTGCCCGGGCGGCACGGTGGTGGCCGCGGCCTCGGAGCCGGGCCGCGTGGTGACCAACGGCATGAGCCAGTACATCCGCGCCGAGCGCAATGCCAATGCCGGCATCGTGGTGGGCATCACGCCGGAGGATTTCCCCGGCGGCCCGCTGGCCGGCATTGCCTTCCAGCGCCATTGGGAAGAGCGCGCCTTCGAACTTGGCGGGCGCAACTACAACGCGCCGGCGCAGTTGGTGGGCGACTTCATCGCGCGCCGGCCGTCCACGGCGATGGGCGCGGTCGAGCCCTCCTACAAGCCGGGTGTCACGCCGACGGACCTGTCCACCGCGCTGCCCGACTACATCATCGAAGCCATCCGCGAAGCGCTGCCGGAACTGGACAAGAAGATCGCCGGCTTTGCCATGCATGACGCGGTGCTGACCGGCGTGGAAACGCGCACGTCGTCGCCGCTGCGCATCCGCCGCAAGGACAACTACCAGAGCATGAACGTGGAAGGGCTGTACCCGGCCGGCGAAGGCGCCGGCTATGCGGGCGGCATTTACTCCGCTGCCATCGATGGCATCGAAGTGGCCGAGGCCGTGGCGTTGAGCATCGTCAACGGCAAGGCGGTCTGA
- a CDS encoding PLP-dependent aminotransferase family protein has protein sequence MESAPLYRQIAQHYLHAIETGVLKPGDRVPSVRTLMELHGVSVSTALQACRQMESDGLLEARPRSGYFVRHRRHKPLAPIEEPAATLPDPAQYVGIHERISAITARGRQQPVAVNFAGACAAPALYPAQDLRNAAARALRLHPQLFGSAADSGGHPAFRAVLARNALLSRVTVAPEEILVTHGCTEALNLALRAVAQPGDVIAVESPTYYGLLQILESLGMRALEIPSSPQTGISLDALELAAQTYDNIRAVVVVPNLQNPLGSIMPDANKAQLVAWCDARAIALIEDDCFSALADGDAPLAALKAWDRSGGVIHCASLHKILAPGMRLGWIAAGKWQARVEMLKYSQSRPNELLAQMAAAEFMGSGAFERHLRRLREQLRSQRAQVAQAIAAEFPAGTRASNPNGGLHLWVELPGSVPSEAVFDQAMAAGIRVVPGVMFSNSNRFDHFLRLNCGTPFTPEIERALRTLAAVVARLADQP, from the coding sequence ATGGAATCCGCCCCCCTCTACCGCCAGATTGCCCAGCACTACCTGCACGCCATTGAGACGGGCGTTTTGAAGCCGGGGGACCGCGTGCCCTCCGTGCGCACGCTGATGGAGCTGCACGGCGTGAGCGTGTCGACCGCGCTGCAAGCCTGCCGGCAGATGGAAAGCGATGGCCTGCTCGAGGCCAGGCCGCGCTCGGGCTACTTCGTGCGGCACCGCCGGCACAAGCCGCTGGCGCCGATCGAAGAGCCTGCCGCCACGCTGCCGGACCCCGCTCAATATGTGGGCATCCATGAGCGCATCTCCGCCATCACCGCGCGCGGGCGCCAGCAACCGGTCGCGGTGAACTTTGCCGGCGCCTGCGCCGCGCCCGCGCTGTACCCGGCACAAGACCTGCGCAATGCGGCGGCGCGCGCGCTGCGCCTGCACCCGCAGCTGTTCGGCAGCGCGGCCGATTCCGGCGGCCATCCAGCCTTTCGCGCCGTGCTGGCGCGCAACGCGCTGCTCTCGCGCGTCACGGTTGCGCCGGAAGAGATCCTGGTGACCCACGGCTGCACCGAGGCGCTCAACCTCGCCCTGCGCGCGGTGGCACAGCCGGGCGACGTGATTGCCGTGGAGTCGCCCACCTACTACGGCCTGCTGCAGATCCTGGAGAGCCTGGGCATGCGCGCGCTGGAGATTCCCAGCAGCCCGCAGACCGGCATCTCGCTCGATGCGCTGGAACTGGCGGCGCAGACCTACGACAACATCCGCGCGGTGGTGGTGGTCCCGAACCTGCAGAATCCGCTGGGCAGCATCATGCCGGATGCCAACAAGGCGCAGTTGGTGGCCTGGTGCGATGCGCGCGCCATCGCGCTGATCGAGGACGACTGCTTCTCCGCCCTGGCGGACGGGGACGCGCCGCTGGCCGCCCTCAAGGCCTGGGACCGCAGCGGCGGTGTGATCCATTGCGCCTCGCTGCACAAGATCCTGGCTCCCGGCATGCGGCTGGGATGGATCGCCGCGGGCAAGTGGCAGGCACGCGTGGAAATGCTCAAGTACAGCCAGTCGCGGCCCAACGAGTTGCTGGCGCAGATGGCGGCGGCCGAGTTCATGGGTTCCGGCGCGTTCGAGCGGCACCTGCGGCGCCTGCGCGAGCAATTGCGCAGCCAGCGCGCGCAGGTGGCGCAGGCGATCGCCGCCGAGTTTCCTGCCGGCACGCGTGCCTCCAACCCGAACGGCGGCCTGCACCTGTGGGTCGAGCTGCCGGGCTCGGTCCCGTCCGAGGCCGTGTTCGACCAGGCCATGGCGGCCGGCATCCGGGTCGTGCCCGGGGTGATGTTCTCCAACTCCAACCGCTTCGACCATTTCCTGCGGCTCAATTGCGGCACGCCGTTCACGCCGGAGATCGAGCGCGCGTTGCGCACGCTCGCCGCGGTGGTGGCGCGCCTGGCGGACCAGCCGTAG
- a CDS encoding single-stranded DNA-binding protein, producing MIDALVSGRLHGHASERSGQGGSQYVTAKLKAAINDGDTVIVNVIAFADKVRAGLLALEDGESVALSGSLTPKVWTDKNGDTRPALDLVAHAMLSAHGQQD from the coding sequence ATGATCGATGCACTAGTCAGCGGCAGGCTCCACGGCCACGCCAGCGAACGTTCCGGCCAGGGCGGCAGCCAGTACGTGACCGCCAAGCTCAAGGCAGCGATCAACGATGGCGACACCGTCATCGTCAATGTGATCGCGTTTGCCGACAAGGTGCGCGCAGGGCTGCTGGCGCTGGAGGACGGCGAATCGGTCGCGCTGTCAGGCAGCCTCACGCCCAAGGTCTGGACCGACAAGAACGGCGACACGCGGCCCGCCCTGGACCTGGTGGCCCATGCCATGCTGAGCGCGCACGGCCAGCAGGACTGA
- a CDS encoding TIGR03862 family flavoprotein has product MSAPTASLPAASVAVIGGGPAGLMAAEVLAARGFRVDVYDAMPSVGRKFLMAGRGGMNLTHSEAAQPFLGRYGKRSAQIAPLLAGFDPQALRGWVHGLGIETFVGSSGRVFPTDMKAAPMLRAWLHRLREAGVRFHMRHRWLGWDDASGQLRFATPDGELLVQADATVLALGGGSWARLGSDGAWVPLLAARGVDIAPLRPANCGFDVAWSEHFRTRFAGHPLKAVAIGLRDRDGVEHYRQGEFVITAGGIEGSLVYALSAPMRDLLEATGEATIHLDLAPGLPAERVAEAVRRPRGARSLSSHLQSKLGITGVKAGLLRECLSKEEFADPARLAAALKALPVRLLRARPIDEVISSAGGVAFEAMDAQLMLRAVPGVFCAGEMLDWEAPTGGYLLTACLASGRAAGLGASAWLEAAGAAGR; this is encoded by the coding sequence ATGTCTGCACCCACCGCCTCCCTCCCTGCTGCCAGCGTCGCCGTGATCGGCGGCGGCCCCGCGGGCCTGATGGCGGCGGAGGTGCTGGCCGCGCGCGGCTTTCGCGTGGACGTGTATGACGCCATGCCCTCGGTTGGCCGGAAGTTCCTGATGGCCGGGCGCGGCGGCATGAACCTCACGCATTCCGAAGCGGCGCAGCCCTTCCTCGGGCGCTATGGCAAGCGCAGCGCGCAAATCGCGCCGCTGCTGGCGGGCTTCGATCCGCAAGCGCTGCGAGGCTGGGTGCACGGCCTGGGCATCGAGACCTTCGTCGGCAGCTCGGGCCGCGTCTTCCCCACCGACATGAAAGCCGCGCCGATGCTGCGTGCGTGGCTGCACCGCCTGCGCGAGGCCGGCGTGCGGTTCCATATGCGCCATCGCTGGCTGGGCTGGGACGATGCATCGGGCCAGCTGCGCTTTGCCACGCCGGATGGCGAGTTGCTGGTCCAGGCCGATGCCACAGTGCTGGCGCTTGGCGGCGGCAGCTGGGCACGCCTGGGTTCCGACGGCGCATGGGTACCGCTGCTGGCCGCGCGTGGCGTGGACATCGCCCCTTTGCGCCCCGCCAACTGCGGCTTCGACGTAGCCTGGAGCGAGCACTTCCGCACGCGTTTTGCCGGCCACCCGCTCAAGGCCGTGGCCATCGGGCTGCGCGATCGCGATGGCGTGGAGCACTATCGCCAGGGCGAGTTCGTCATCACGGCCGGCGGCATCGAGGGGAGCCTGGTCTATGCGCTGAGCGCGCCAATGCGCGACCTGCTCGAAGCCACGGGCGAGGCCACGATCCATCTCGACCTTGCGCCGGGCCTGCCGGCCGAACGCGTGGCCGAAGCGGTGCGGCGCCCGCGCGGCGCGCGCTCGCTATCGAGCCACCTGCAGAGCAAGCTGGGCATCACCGGCGTCAAGGCCGGCTTGCTGCGCGAGTGCTTGTCAAAGGAAGAATTTGCCGACCCCGCGCGGCTGGCGGCGGCGCTCAAGGCGCTGCCCGTGCGCCTGCTGCGCGCGCGCCCGATCGATGAAGTGATCAGCAGCGCGGGCGGCGTCGCGTTCGAGGCGATGGACGCGCAATTGATGCTGCGCGCCGTGCCGGGCGTGTTCTGCGCCGGCGAGATGCTGGACTGGGAAGCGCCCACCGGCGGCTACCTGCTGACCGCCTGCCTTGCCAGCGGGCGCGCGGCCGGGCTGGGGGCCTCGGCCTGGCTGGAAGCGGCCGGGGCTGCCGGGCGCTAA
- a CDS encoding class I SAM-dependent methyltransferase — translation MAQKSPASKTPAAPAPSPHEIRPGQSIELLKALHILTRDGKMNQDSRRKLKQVYHLFQFIEPLLQDLKQDHPDVTLVDHGAGKSYLGFILYDLFFKAQLDQSHIYGIETREELVRSSQELASRLGFKGMSFLNLSVADSITSDQLPPTIDIVTALHACNTATDDAIRFALEKRAKYIVVVPCCQAEVAGVLRKNKGKLLAGNPLTEIWRHPLHTREFGSQVTNVLRCLQLEAHGYQVSVTELVGWEHSMKNELIIAQYKDLPRRRPAERLNEVLRTLGLEEMEARFYTQEPAAAG, via the coding sequence ATGGCCCAGAAGTCCCCGGCGTCCAAGACGCCCGCCGCACCGGCGCCCAGCCCCCACGAAATCCGCCCCGGCCAGTCCATCGAACTGCTCAAGGCGCTGCATATCCTCACGCGCGACGGCAAGATGAACCAGGACAGCCGCCGCAAGCTCAAGCAGGTCTACCACCTGTTCCAGTTCATCGAGCCGCTGCTGCAAGACCTCAAGCAGGATCACCCGGACGTGACGCTGGTCGACCACGGCGCCGGCAAGTCCTACCTCGGCTTCATCCTGTATGACCTGTTCTTCAAGGCGCAGCTCGACCAGTCGCACATCTACGGCATCGAGACGCGCGAAGAACTCGTGCGCAGCTCGCAGGAACTCGCCAGCCGGCTAGGCTTCAAGGGCATGTCGTTCCTGAACCTGTCGGTGGCGGATTCAATCACCTCCGATCAGCTTCCGCCCACCATCGACATCGTCACCGCGCTGCACGCCTGCAACACAGCCACGGACGATGCGATCCGTTTCGCGCTGGAAAAGCGCGCCAAGTACATCGTGGTGGTGCCGTGCTGCCAGGCCGAGGTGGCGGGCGTGCTGCGCAAGAACAAGGGCAAGCTGCTGGCCGGCAATCCGCTGACCGAGATCTGGCGCCACCCGCTGCATACGCGCGAGTTCGGCAGCCAGGTGACCAACGTGCTGCGTTGCCTGCAGCTCGAGGCGCATGGCTACCAGGTCAGCGTGACCGAGCTGGTGGGCTGGGAGCACTCGATGAAGAACGAGCTCATCATCGCGCAGTACAAGGACCTGCCGCGCCGCCGCCCGGCCGAGCGGCTGAACGAAGTGCTGCGCACGCTGGGACTGGAAGAGATGGAAGCGCGCTTCTATACGCAGGAGCCGGCTGCTGCCGGCTGA